One genomic segment of Esox lucius isolate fEsoLuc1 chromosome 15, fEsoLuc1.pri, whole genome shotgun sequence includes these proteins:
- the cenpf gene encoding centromere protein F isoform X1 gives MSWALEEWKDGLPGKALQKIQEIEGQLDKLKKERTQKQFQLDSLEAALQKQKQKVDSEKSEVSAIKRENQSLLESCDTLEKARQKLTHDLGVKEQQVSYLEGQLSTSKKALERLEQEVKKYKNEKERSQTSHSSELQSHSTPQKSFATPAATPSSRLNDSRLEDLQERYNQEVEERRRLEGELKIAQVKLLNQSSVSHKDIAARQHAGSSIFPWQQQGQGRQSQGTFETPLKKQDGSGTSSCGIPWSTDEIPVKHRQRISTSVSQFDSDGSSQQLEQLRTLNQELKSKVSELEQRLKSQEKDARLQSSRLQELQGQLDQTKKVLTDQEKTLGKTRDDLSKVTTQHEQAVAKSVSVELKLKQVSEEMSCQRHNAESCRRALEQKVKDQEKESQKELSQLQSSHQALEQQFNQTKAKLNQEVQQAKKDHNILQAEMDKVTYQRSQLERDLEELKQKLLRSEQGLQASQNKEQDLSKKFQELQKEKNIVCSQLDQASKRLSQLEEERKTSDQNLKCTQSTLDDFRAKSEAQCEELKELRTKLETQTRSSTQDLENLKKMLADKEAKNDMTRSELQKQKQEVEQMTNKNNILDKEIQDLRTSLTTTQNECVELKKECETLQGWKTEKEMLINKTEAVQQGFADRITELEKSLSSLSNSNSGLKEQLKISESEKVCLLGQIDTLKGELLNKCTELEEKGHLYEQLQKQLDVSNQKHLKDLENVGLQMIKLEGQVKNLESRLQVENSRAEQAERSCTELQEQYQAVCDLAQSKDALIELSQSEVAQLRESLAQTNDLQEEQINLFTKEKSALIKECEESIAAKANEVEQVKLTLVKIQNELTFFQDQVSSLESQLKIQKMLNVELGTKYEDLVKAKDDLVEKLSEADKKGECLQGEVDSLLEQTKYVGSLQERCDNLTAAAQENIKGLQNMAETLTQTEKELDTLRDRTKKLEAQVSEAETKASDLEKEKSEKVEKIQREVEEVSVRYQSLQDSQKEEINGFLDQISTLKGRLTEREAAAEMLSERVFKEAESHVTEMETYIQKLRGLKEQLESKTQEASEAKEKWETALLEISKQKEDIAISNNKLTEVVDAIKQKDCKIKSLKERLNQAESEQVKATEALKEKAISMSKIKVQLEMLQMDLEDNEAYKDTFDTQIEELNGTVEELRGTVSSLEGRLEESVTQRSILETELVSLNLLLSEKTCEITQLKASLEDVQQQKQAAATSTAILVDSLQATVSELRETLKEEVSKYTVGKEQLTVEKEQLTVEKEQLTLKNEQLTMEKEQLTVEKEQVTLEMEQLTLDKEQLTLVKEKLNVEKEHLTMEKQQLTVEMEKFTLEKEQLTMENKLLTVEKREVTEEKLQLTVEKEQLIVEKEQLTVENERLTVEKEQVTLEMEQLTLDKEQLTLVKEKLNVEKEHLTMEKQQLTVEMEKFTLEKEQLTMENKLLTEEKLQLTVEKEQLIVEKEQMTVEKEQLIVEKEQVTLEMEQLTLDEEQLTLAKEKLNAEKEHLTMEKQQLTVEMEQLSLEKEQLTMENKLLTVEKREVTEEKLQLTVEKEQLIVEKEQLTVEKEQLTLENMQLVADLKRHGLNAGDEIDAIKQENEHLQCTLQSLTGEKEHLAVEKEQLVVEKEQLTVEKEQLTVEKEQLTVEKEQLTLENMQLVADLKRHGLNAGDEKDAIKQENEHLQCTLQSLTGEKEHLAVEKEQLVVEKEQLVVEKEQLVVEKEQLTLENMQLVADLKRHVLNAGNEIDAIKQENEHLQCTLQSLTGEKEHLAVEKEQLVVEKEQLTVEKEQLTVEKEQLTMEKEQLTLENMQLVADLKRHGLNAGDEKDAIKQENEHLQCTLQSLTGEKEHLAVEKEQLVVEKEQLVVEKEQLVVEKEQLTLENMQLVADLKRHVLNAGDEKDAIKQENEHLQCTLQSLTGGKELLAVEKEQLTVEKEQLVLEKEQLVVEKEQLVLEKEQLTLENMQLVADLKRHGLNAGDEKDTIKQEIEHLQYTLQSLTGEKEQLTVEKEQLTLEKMQLMADLKRHSLKTGDEKDAIKQENEHLQCTLQSLSEDYKAVQAAFELATRRSEEQAERQRGERNVEFESEQAELHQRLSGLQVELALFKVQNDSLIIQVNQQQSLIEEMRAERDQVCRGAEERPTSRQESGSLQHILPLEDKTKEIKSIAVESTDDLKNSKIPLQPVINSNDEPAEDLNNSMEETPVKQQQVLTESLDNEDLATYREHQAVTSPLAKDHNQLASELGQSREVVRNLEEGPQSLQSQLELATSEKTLKKELCAELEVKVQGLGVKVHQMEEERCVAVEKLRAALVERQTLGDQISELREEAESLRLELQTSKCRHSDVMEMLQTLEIAKGGWDERFFQVESELKRVRSEKANLERHILSMEVDLEDLTEHKHRLEGEVEASRRANTNLDQQLSGLTTEIGQLRQELASCTEDRDELEQSVSQWRDKAESLEKTNMDSREVIKILEEDIRNGKREYNKAAANLESLQKEKGQLLLLCQALEDKVASQTVEKEDLMNQLNSVKDNQSSDSRNTESMVSKIQSLEGEVSLLAQSLESSLLEKGEIASRLNSTQEEVAQMRSGIEKLQVRIESDERKKKHMSELLKAAQRKADALQDQIDKQEREREEADQNLEEAVLRAEEAKAELEDLEEEKKELTKKITEMTTTLNDMREEKERLEAGLALKNKEIEEIKAANAAATEELEGRMREAEETLRAAMEELQAQLDTVSTELHTCKEELEKEKKRTQSLAEERERLEKEVERLQTSEEEWEKERETLAGRLMTLETQQRDLENVRQNNITLKQEVEKLQALRSEWERKEQVQSAERHELQEQAERYKLSLREKAQLELEVAALRSELNSDQEVLTAHHEEVAALRSELTLEKEVLMAQHEEEVAALRRELTSGKEVLTAQHEEEVAALKSELTSEKEVLMAQHKEEVAALRSELTSEKEVTAQLKHELASKEETFRSQLARADEKIRGQQSELSSLRTTAEEFSTKQDNNKQLSELSSRVTRLTKEKDSVLSKMHLWMNTCKQLEKERDALVLKTEQPQTSQATADKGSSDIVNESNIKEAQTEVEELKKTLKEKSMEVQELGKTLAERSMELEAQKKRNDESQAELEELAEALEQRSMEADESMHKYCSLMVRVHKLEETNDTLKTRLESLVTQSANTTDSHAANNATVDANNKTPRRRSARRSAPRAQEAVITTAPTSDSENYGPAGRGPVSLGKRGGAAVAASDNSNTPFKAQEALLNAAKRIRATATTPKPAKTKEEEEFRPEGLPELVQRGFADIPLGEASPFIMRRTTAQRRSPRLAATTLSATPQKQVLEPLSLRSPAIMSPLTNSPAERGLCVSTSPSTEERRGRRSLSTRKTQEQREKRREAMQTSSQKEENCQVQ, from the exons ATGAGCTGGGCATTGGAGGAATGGAAGGATGGTCTTCCAGGTAAAGCTCTGCAGAAGATCCAAGAGATTGAGGGCCAGTTGGACAAGCTAAAGAAGGAGAGGACTCAAAAACAGTTCCAGCTTGACTCATTGGAGGCTGCGctacagaaacagaaacaaaag gtagACAGTGAGAAGAGTGAGGTGTCTGCCATAAAGAGGGAGAACCAGTCCTTACTAGAGTCATGTGATACCCTGGAAAAGGCCCGTCAGAAACTGACCCATGACCTGGGGGTCAAAGAGCAACAGGTCAGCTATCTGGAGGGCCAACTCAGCACCAGCAAGAAAGCCTTAGAACGGCTGGAGCAGGAAGTCAAGAA ATATAAGAATGAAAAGGAGCGTTCTCAGACCTCCCACTCCTCTGAATTACAGTCCCACAGCACACCCCAGAAGTCCTTTGCCACTCCTGCTGCTACTCCCAGCTCCAGACTGAATG ACTCCAGGCTGGAGGACCTTCAGGAGAGATACAACCAGGAGGTGGAGGAAAGAAGGAGACTGGAGGGGGAACTCAAAATTGCCCAGGTCAAA CTGTTGAACCAGTCATCCGTCAGTCATAAGGACATTGCCGCCCGGCAACATGCAGGCTCCTCGATATTCCCATGGCAACAGCAGGGTCAGGGCCGCCAGTCTCAGGGTACATTTGAAACTCCCCTGAAAAAGCAGGATGGGAGTGGGACATCTTCTTGCGGAATCCCGTGGAGCACAGATGAGATTCCAGTCAAACACAGGCAGCGAATCAGCACGTCTGTGTCCCAGTTTGACTCTGACGGCTCCTCCCAGCAGCTGGAACAGCTGAGGACACTGAATCAAG agcTTAAGAGTAAAGTGTCTGAGCTGGAGCAGCGTCTGAAGTCACAGGAGAAAGACGCAAGGCTGCAAAGCAGCAGGCTTCAGGAGCTCCAAGGACAGCTTGACCAGACTAAGAAGGTCCTCACGGACCAAGAGAAGACCCTGGGAAAAACCAGGGATGATCTCAGCAAGGTTACCACTCAGCACGAACAAGCAGTCGCCAAG TCTGTTTCAGTAGAGCTGAAGTTGAAGCAGGTCTCTGAAGAGATGTCCTGCCAGAGGCACAATGCTGAAAGCTGCAGACGAGCTCTGGAACAAAAGGTCAAGGACCAGGAAAAGGAGAGCCAGAAG GAGCTGTCCCAACTCCAGAGCAGCCACCAAGCCCTAGAGCAGCAGTTTAACCAGACTAAGGCCAAGCTGAACCAGGAGGTACAGCAAGCCAAAAAAGACCACAACATCCTGCAGGCTGAGATGGACAAG gTGACATACCAGAGAAGCCAGTTGGAGAGAGATCTGGAGGAGCTGAAACAAAAGCTACTGAGGTCAGAACAAGGTTTGCAGGCCAGCCAAAACAAGGAGCAGGACCTCAGTAAAAAATTTCAG GAGCTGCAGAAAGAGAAGAATATAGTGTGTTCTCAGCTGGACCAGGCCAGCAAGAGACTTTCTCAgctggaagaggagaggaagacctCAGATCAGAACCTCAAATGCACCCAGAGCACACTGGATGACTTCAGAG cCAAAAGTGAAGCTCAGTGCGAAGAGCTGAAAGAACTTCGCACTAAACTGGAGACCCAAACCAGATCGTCAACCCAAGATCTAGAGAACCTGAAGAAAATGCTTGCAGACAAAGAGGCCAAAAATGACATGACACGGAGTgaactgcaaaaacaaaaacaggaggTGGAAcaaatgacaaacaaaaacaacattctagACAAGGAGATTCAGGATCTAAGAACATCACTGACCACCACTCAGAATGAGTGTGTTGAGCTGAAGAAAGAATGCGAAACTCTTCAGGGATGGAAAACTGAGAAAGAGATGCTTATTAACAAAACTGAGGCGGTGCAACAAGGCTTTGCCGACAGAATCACTGAGCTGGAGAAGAGTCTAAGCTCGTTGAGCAACAGTAATAGCGGTCTCAAGGAGCAGTTGAAGATTTCAGAGTCAGAGAAGGTGTGCCTGTTGGGACAGATCGACACGCTGAAGGGGGAACTCCTCAACAAGTGCACAGAGCTGGAGGAGAAGGGACATCTGTATGAACAGCTTCAAAAACAGCTGGACGTGTCCaaccagaaacatttgaaagacCTTGAGAACGTTGGGCTGCAGATGATCAAGCTGGAGGGACAGGTGAAGAACCTGGAATCCAGGCTGCAGGTAGAGAACAGCAGGGCAGAGCAGGCCGAAAGATCCTGCACCGAACTCCAGGAGCAGTATCAGGCGGTCTGTGATCTGGCGCAGTCCAAGGATGCCTTAATAGAGTTGAGCCAGAGCGAAGTAGCTCAGCTCAGGGAGAGTTTGGCTCAGACCAATGACCTGCAGGAAGAACAGATTAACTTATTTACAAAGGAGAAAAGCGCCCTGATTAAGGAATGTGAGGAAAGCATTGCAGCAAAGGCAAATGAGGTTGAGCAGGTCAAGCTGACCCTTGTTAAGATTCAGAATGAGCTGACATTCTTCCAGGACCAGGTGTCTTCGTTGGAGTCCCAACTTAAGATccagaaaatgttaaatgttgagCTAGGCACCAAGTATGAAGACCTTGTCAAAGCTAAAGATGATCTTGTAGAGAAACTTTCTGAAGCAGACAAGAAAGGAGAATGTCTTCAGGGGGAGGTCGATAGTCTTTTAGAGCAGACAAAGTACGTTGGCTCGTTACAGGAGCGCTGTGATAATCTGACTGCTGCCGCACAGGAGAACATTAAAGGTCTGCAGAACATGGCTGAGACGCTGACCCAAACAGAGAAGGAGCTGGACACGCTGAGAGACAGAACTAAGAAACTGGAGGCTCAGGTGAGTGAAGCTGAAACAAAGGCCTCAGATCTCGAGAAGGAAAAGTCAGAGAAAGTGGAGAAGATACAGAGGGAAGTTGAAGAGGTTTCTGTGAGGTATCAAAGCCTTCAGGACTCCCAGAAAGAGGAAATAAATGGCTTCCTTGACCAGATTTCTACCTTGAAAGGCAGACTCACTGAAAGGGAAGCTGCTGCAGAGATGCTCTCCGAGAGAGTCTTTAAGGAAGCTGAAAGCCATGTTACAGAGATGGAGACATATATCCAGAAACTCAGAGGCCTTAAGGAGCAGCTGGAGAGTAAAACCCAGGAGGCGTCAGAGGCTAAGGAGAAATGGGAGACTGCCTTGCTGGAAATATCCAAGCAAAAAGAAGATATCGCAATAAGCAATAACAAGCTAACAGAAGTGGTCGATGCCATTAAACAAAAAGACTGTAAGATCAAGAGTCTGAAAGAGAGGCTAAACCAGGCAGAGTCTGAGCAGGTGAAAGCCACAGAGGCCCTAAAGGAGAAGGCTATCAGCATGAGCAAGATCAAGGTCCAGCTGGAAATGCTTCAGATGGACCTGGAGGACAATGAGGCCTACAAGGACACTTTTGACACCCAAATTGAGGAATTGAATGGAACTGTAGAGGAACTCAGGGGAACCGTGTCCTCACTAGAGGGGCGACTGGAGGAGAGTGTGACACAGAGGTCCATCTTAGAGACAGAATTGGTTTCTTTAAATTTGCTGTTGTCAGAAAAGACCTGTGAAATTACCCAGCTTAAGGCAAGCCTTGAGGATGTTCAACAGCAGAAGCAGGCAGCTGCCACTTCCACAGCTATTTTAGTGGATTCTCTCCAGGCCACTGTAAGTGAGCTGAGGGAGACTCTAAAGGAGGAAGTAAGCAAATACACTGTAGGGAAGGAACAGTTGACCGTGGAGAAGGAACAGTTgactgtggaaaaggaacagctTACTCTAAAGAATGAGCAGCTGACCATGGAAAAGGAACAACTTACTGTAGAAAAGGAACAGGTTACTCTGGAGATGGAGCAATTAACTTTGGATAAAGAACAGCTCACTCTGGTGAAAGAGAAGTTGAATGTGGAGAAGGAACACCTGACCATGGAGAAACAACAGCTTACTGTGGAAATGGAAAAATTTACTTTGGAGAAGGAACAGTTGACCATGGAAAATAAACTGTTGACTGTGGAGAAGCGAGAGGTGACTGAGGAGAAGCTACAGCTTactgtggaaaaggaacagctGATTGTAGAAAAGGAACAGTTGACTGTAGAAAATGAACGGCTTACTGTAGAAAAGGAACAGGTTACTCTGGAGATGGAGCAATTAACTTTGGATAAAGAACAGCTCACTCTGGTGAAGGAGAAGTTGAATGTGGAGAAGGAACACCTGACCATGGAGAAACAACAGCTTACTGTGGAAATGGAAAAATTCACTTTGGAGAAGGAACAGTTGACCATGGAAAATAAACTGTTGACTGAGGAGAAGCTACAGCTTACAGTGGAAAAGGAACAGCTGATTGTAGAAAAGGAACAGATgactgtggaaaaggaacagctGATTGTAGAAAAGGAACAGGTTACTCTGGAGATGGAGCAATTAACTTTGGATGAAGAACAGCTCACTCTGGCGAAGGAGAAGTTGAATGCGGAGAAGGAACACCTGACCATGGAGAAACAACAGCTTACTGTGGAAATGGAACAATTATCTTTGGAGAAGGAACAGTTGACCATGGAAAATAAACTGTTGACTGTGGAGAAGCGAGAGGTGACTGAGGAGAAGCTACAGCTTactgtggaaaaggaacagctGATTGTAGAAAAGGAACAGCTgactgtggaaaaggaacagctAACTTTGGAGAACATGCAACTCGTGGCTGACTTAAAGAGGCATGGGCTGAATGCTGGTGATGAGATAGACGCCATCAAACAGGAGAATGAGCACCTTCAGTGCACGCTACAGAGCTTGACTGGGGAAAAAGAACACCTtgctgtggaaaaggaacagctggttgtggaaaaggaacagctgactgtggaaaaggaacagctgactgtggaaaaggaacagctgactgtggaaaaggaacagctAACTTTGGAGAACATGCAACTTGTGGCTGACTTAAAGAGGCATGGGCTGAATGCTGGTGATGAGAAAGACGCCATCAAACAGGAGAATGAGCACCTTCAGTGCACGCTACAGAGCTTGACTGGGGAAAAAGAACACCTtgctgtggaaaaggaacagctggttgtggaaaaggaacagctggttgtggaaaaggaacagctggttgtggaaaaggaacagctAACTTTGGAGAACATGCAACTTGTGGCTGACTTAAAGAGGCATGTTCTGAATGCTGGTAATGAGATAGACGCCATCAAACAGGAGAATGAGCACCTTCAGTGCACGCTACAGAGCTTGACTGGGGAAAAAGAACACCTtgctgtggaaaaggaacagctggttgtggaaaaggaacagctgactgtggaaaaggaacagctgactgtggaaaaggaacagctGACTATGGAAAAGGAACAGCTAACTTTGGAGAACATGCAACTTGTGGCTGACTTAAAGAGGCATGGGCTGAATGCTGGTGATGAGAAAGACGCCATCAAACAGGAGAATGAGCACCTTCAGTGCACGCTACAGAGCTTGACTGGGGAAAAAGAACACCTtgctgtggaaaaggaacagctggttgtggaaaaggaacagctggttgtggaaaaggaacagctggttgtggaaaaggaacagctAACTTTGGAGAACATGCAACTTGTGGCTGACTTAAAGAGGCATGTTCTGAATGCTGGTGATGAGAAAGATGCCATCAAACAGGAGAATGAGCACCTTCAGTGCACACTACAGAGCTTGACTGGGGGAAAAGAACTCCTtgctgtggaaaaggaacagctgactgtggaaaaggaacagctAGTTTTGGAAAAGGAACAGCTGgttgtggaaaaggaacagctAGTTTTGGAAAAGGAACAGCTAACTTTGGAGAACATGCAACTCGTGGCTGACTTAAAGAGGCATGGGCTGAATGctggtgatgagaaagacacCATCAAACAGGAGATTGAGCACCTTCAGTACACGTTACAGAGCTTGACTGGGGAAAAGGAACAGCTgactgtggaaaaggaacagctAACTTTGGAGAAGATGCAACTCATGGCTGACTTAAAGAGGCATAGTCTGAAAACTGGTGATGAGAAAGATGCCATCAAACAGGAGAATGAGCACCTTCAGTGCACGTTACAGAGCTTGTCAGAGGACTACAAAGCAGTTCAGGCTGCATTTGAGTTAGCAACACGGCGGAGCGAGGAgcaggcagagaggcagagaggagagagaaatgtagAGTTTGAGAGTGAACAAGCGGAGCTCCACCAGAGACTAAGCGGACTTCAGGTTGAACTGGCCCTATTCAAGGTGCAGAATGACAGCCTGATAATACAG GTGAACCAGCAGCAGTCCCTCATAGAAGAGATGCGGGCTGAGAGAGACCAGGTCTGTAGAGGAGCGGAGGAAAGACCGACTTCCAGACAGGAATCAGGCTCCTTGCAACACATCTTACCCCTGGAAGACAAGACTAAGGAAATTAAATCCATAG CAGTGGAGTCAACAGATGACCTCAAAAACTCTAAGATTCCTCTACAGCCAGTAATAAACAGCAATGATGAGCCAGCTGAGGATTTGAACAACTCCATGGAGGAAACACCTGTAAAGCAGCAGCAAGTGCTCACTGAAAGCCTAGATAATGAGGATTTGGCCACCTATAGAGAACATCAAGCAGTCACGTCTCCCTTGGCCAAAGACCACAATCAGTTGGCGTCAGAGCTGGGTCAAAGCAGGGAGGTTGTCAGAAATCTAGAAGAAGGGCCACAGTCTCTCCAATCCCAACTTGAACTTGCTACCTCCGAGAAAACCCTCAAGAAAGAGCTTTGTGCTGAGCTGGAGGTCAAAGTTCAAGGTTTAGGGGTGAAAGTTCACCAGATGGAGGAGGAGCGGTGTGTTGCAGTGGAGAAGCTAAGGGCTGCCCttgtggaaagacagacattag GTGACCAGATCTCAGAGCTCAGAGAAGAGGCAGAGTCCCTGAGACTAGAGCTGCAGACTTCAAAATGTCGACACTCTGATGTCATGGAGATGCTGCAAACACTGGAAATTGCCAAAG GGGGCTGGGATGAGCGGTTCTTCCAGGTGGAGAGTGAGCTAAAGAGAGTTCGTTCTGAGAAGGCCAATCTTGAGAGACACATACTTTCCATGGAGGTTGACCTGGAGGACCtgacagaacacaaacacaggctgGAGGGAGAAGTGGAAGCTAGCCGCCGGGCTAACACAAACCTGGACCAGCAGCTGTCTGGCCTTACCACCGAGATCGGACAACTCAGGCAGGAGCTAGCGTCCTGTACCGAGGATCGGGATGAGCTGGAACAGTCTGTGTCACAGTGGAGGGATAAGGCAGAGAGTCTGGAGAAGACCAACATGGATAGCAGAGAGGTTATTAAGATTTTAGAGGAAGATATCAGAAATGGGAAGAGGGAATACAATAAGGCAGCTGCTAACCTGGAGAGTCTTCAGAAGGAGAAAGgtcagctgctgctgctgtgtCAAGCACTAGAGGACAAAGTTGCTTCACAGACTGTGGAGAAGGAAGACCTGATGAACCAATTAAACAGTGTTAAAGACAACCAGAGCTCTGACAGCAGAAATACTGAGTCCATGGTCTCCAAGATACAGTCTCTTGAAGGGGAGGTCTCGCTACTAGCACAGTCTCTAGAGTCTTCTCTGCTTGAGAAAGGAGAAATTGCCTCACGCCTCAACTCTACCCAGGAGGAGGTGGCACAGATGAGGTCTGGCATTGAGAAGCTCCAGGTTCGCATCGAGTCCGACGAGAGGAAGAAGAAACACATGAGTGAACTGCTGAAGGCGGCCCAAAGGAAGGCTGATGCTCTCCAGGACCAGATCGACAAAcaggagagagagcgggaggaggCAGACCAAAACCTAGAGGAGGCTGTGCTTAGGGCCGAGGAGGCGAAGGCCGAACTAGAAGACttagaggaagagaagaaggaACTCACCAAGAAGATCACGGAGATGACCACCACGCTGAATGAcatgagagaggagaaggagaggctaGAGGCAGGGCTCGCCCTGAAGAACAAAGAGATCGAGGAGATAAAGGCAGCCAACGCTGCTGCCACTGAAGAGCTGGAGGGTAGAATGAGGGAGGCGGAGGAGACACTGAGGGCTGCGATGGAGGAGTTACAGGCCCAGCTTGACACAGTGAGCACAGAGTTGCATACATGCAAAGAAGAactagagaaagagaagaagagaaCTCAGTCTTTagctgaggagagggagaggctggagaaagaggtggagaggcTGCAGACTTCAGAggaagagtgggagaaagagagagaaacactggCTGGGAGACTTATGACCCTGGAAACACAGCAGAGAGACCTGGAGAATGTCCGGCAGAACAACATCACACTGAAGCAGGAGGTTGAGAAACTGCAGGCACTGCGGTCGGAATGGGAGCGGAAAGAACAGGTCCAGTCTGCTGAGAGGCATGAACTACAGGAACAGGCAGAACGCTACAAG CTTTCCCTGAGGGAGAAGGCACAGCTTGAGCTGGAGGTGGCAGCCTTGAGGAGTGAGCTGAACTCGGATCAGGAGGTGCTGACGGCACATCATGAGGAGGTGGCAGCTCTAAGGAGTGAACTGACCTTGGAGAAGGAGGTGCTGATGGCACAGCatgaggaggaggtggcagCTTTGAGGAGAGAGCTGACCTCAGGGAAGGAGGTGCTGACAGCGCAGCATGAGGAGGAGGTGGCCGCTCTAAAGAGTGAACTGACTTCAGAGAAGGAGGTGCTGATGGCACAGCATAAGGAAGAGGTGGCAGCACTGAGGAGTGAGCTCACCTCTGAGAAGGAGGTGACAGCACAGCTTAAGCATGAGCTGGCTTCCAAAGAGGAGACCTTTAGGAGTCAATTGGCAAGAGCAGATGAAAAGATTAGAGGTCAGCAGTCAGAGTTAAGCAGCCTGAGAACCACAGCAGAGGAGTTCAGCACAAAGcaagacaacaacaaacag CTATCGGAGTTGAGTTCCAGGGTGACCCGTCTGACTAAGGAGAAAGATTCAGTCCTCAGCAAGATGCACTTGTGGATGAACACCTGTAAAcagctggagaaggagagagatgctCTAGTACTGAAAACCGAACAACCACAGACCAGCCAGGCAACAG cTGATAAAGGGAGCAGTGATATAGTGAACGAAAGTAACATTAAGGAGGCGCAGACAGAAGTCGAGGAGCTGAAGAAAACTCTTAAAGAGAAGAGTATGGAAGTGCAGGAGCTCGGCAAGACTCTGGCAGAGAGGAGCATGGAGTTGGAGGCGCAGAAAAAGAGAAACGACGAGTCCCAGGCTGAACTGGAGGAGCTGGCCGAAGCCTTGGAACAGAGGAGCATGGAGGCGGATGAGAGTATGCATAAATACTGCAGCCTGATGGTCCGTGTCCACAAGTTGGAGGAGACCAACGACACACTGAAAACACGCCTGGAGAGTCTTGTCACACAGTCCGCCAACACCACTGATAGCCACGCTGCTAACAACGCAACCGTTGATGCTAACAACAAAACACCCCGGCGCAGGTCGGCCAGGAGGTCGGCCCCTAGGGCACAGGAAGCAGTCATCACAACGGCTCCCACATCCGACTCTGAGAACTACGGGCCTGCTGGTCGGGGTCCGGTGTCGTTGGGGAAGAGGGGCGGCGCTGCGGTAGCAGCTTCTGACAACAGCAACACACCATTTAAAGCCCAAGAGGCCCTGCTGAATGCTGCCAAGAGGATCAGAGCCACAGCGACCACGCCCAAACCTGCAAAAacaaaggaagaggaggagtttcGGCCGGAGGGACTTCCTGAGCTAGTGCAGAGAG gtttCGCTGATATCCCTCTAGGGGAGGCCAGTCCTTTCATCATGAGGAGAACGACAGCTCAGCGTCGTAGCCCTCGTCTGGCCGCCACCACCCTGTCTGCAACCCCCCAAAAGCAG GTACTAGAGCCCCTATCCCTCCGTAGCCCCGCCATTATGTCGCCCCTGACCAACAGTCCTGCTGAGCGAGGCCTATGTGTAAGTACATCCCCCAGCACAGAGGAGAGGCGTGGCCGTCGCTCACTGAGCACGCGGAAAACACAGGAACAAAGAGAGAAACGACGAGAGGCCATGCAAACATCGTCGCAGAAAGAGGAGAACTGCCAAGTGCAGTAA